A single genomic interval of uncultured Desulfobulbus sp. harbors:
- a CDS encoding SLC13 family permease encodes MRNSLLRMLWVLAILLFAGGMTSVFAAPGTGVAAAPFTLQMGLVFGVLVVVILLFVFEWVRVDVVGLLMMVLLPMLGLVTPHEAISGLSSNAVVAIIAVVIIGAGLDKTGCMNILARQILRRAGKSENRIVIFISLAVAFISSFMQNIGAAALFLPAVRRIARQTGIPASKILMPMAFCAIIGGTITLVGASPTILLNDLIDQANRLNFIEQPVKRMGMFTQTPIGLALVTAAILYFVFLGRFVIPSKNESREDGKIMPASLADTYQEIAGVFEVEIPGDFGSFTLQELHVRDRYHVTIAGVFSPETKIKNYAPTRWEMIESNETLALVGNEVHVRQCAKDLGWIFKGELDVFAEDFSPNNAGMVEGIVTPRSFMVGKNMRELRFRKQNGIVPVVLCREGICQFNQITIEIIKPGDALLMFGRWNKFLELAQKDCFAFTNEIKGEVVREEKAKHAFGWLVLTLAMILWLKPVSAALGVPINLSLSVCLLTGALGMILTKVLTIDEAYTSIDWMTVFLLGGLIPLGLAFQKTGAAEWMATSIISLVGSVPDVLFFLIIGMLTSFFTLVVSNVGATVLLVPLAMSMAVEVGCDPRLAAMVVALSASNTFVLPTHQVNALVMRPGGYQTMDYVKTGTGMTIIFLAVLILMVMLFY; translated from the coding sequence ATGCGCAATTCTCTGCTCCGTATGTTGTGGGTACTGGCTATCTTGCTGTTCGCTGGCGGCATGACGTCTGTCTTTGCTGCTCCCGGGACGGGCGTTGCTGCTGCTCCCTTCACTCTGCAGATGGGGTTGGTTTTCGGTGTCCTGGTAGTGGTGATTCTGTTGTTCGTGTTTGAGTGGGTGCGGGTTGATGTCGTTGGCCTGTTGATGATGGTGCTTCTCCCCATGTTGGGCCTTGTCACCCCCCATGAGGCGATCAGCGGTCTGTCGAGTAATGCCGTTGTCGCCATCATCGCGGTGGTGATCATCGGTGCAGGGCTCGATAAAACCGGCTGCATGAACATTCTTGCCCGGCAGATTTTGCGCCGAGCCGGTAAATCCGAGAATAGGATTGTCATTTTTATCTCCCTAGCTGTGGCCTTTATCTCAAGTTTCATGCAAAATATCGGAGCCGCGGCCCTGTTTCTCCCCGCGGTGCGGCGCATAGCCCGTCAGACTGGGATTCCCGCCTCAAAAATTCTCATGCCCATGGCTTTCTGTGCCATCATCGGTGGGACCATCACCCTGGTGGGAGCCAGTCCCACCATCCTGCTCAATGATTTGATCGATCAGGCGAACAGGCTGAATTTTATTGAGCAACCCGTGAAGCGGATGGGGATGTTTACCCAGACGCCCATCGGCCTTGCCCTGGTCACCGCCGCTATCCTCTATTTTGTTTTCCTGGGAAGGTTTGTCATCCCCTCCAAGAATGAGTCCCGAGAGGATGGCAAGATCATGCCGGCTTCCCTGGCTGATACCTATCAGGAAATTGCAGGGGTCTTTGAAGTTGAAATCCCCGGGGATTTCGGCTCGTTCACCCTCCAGGAACTCCACGTCCGCGATCGTTATCACGTCACCATCGCGGGAGTGTTTTCCCCGGAGACCAAAATAAAGAATTACGCCCCCACCCGCTGGGAAATGATCGAGTCCAATGAAACTCTTGCCCTGGTTGGCAATGAGGTCCATGTCCGTCAATGCGCCAAGGATCTGGGGTGGATCTTCAAGGGGGAACTGGATGTCTTTGCCGAAGATTTTTCGCCCAATAACGCCGGTATGGTTGAGGGGATCGTCACGCCACGTTCCTTTATGGTGGGCAAGAATATGCGTGAGCTTCGTTTTCGTAAGCAAAACGGGATTGTGCCGGTGGTGCTTTGCCGTGAAGGCATCTGTCAGTTCAACCAGATTACCATCGAGATTATCAAACCCGGCGATGCGTTGTTGATGTTTGGGCGCTGGAACAAGTTTTTGGAACTTGCCCAAAAGGACTGTTTTGCCTTCACCAACGAGATCAAGGGAGAGGTGGTGCGGGAAGAGAAGGCCAAGCATGCCTTTGGCTGGCTGGTGTTGACCCTTGCCATGATCCTCTGGCTCAAGCCGGTGTCCGCTGCGCTTGGGGTGCCGATTAATCTCTCCCTGTCGGTGTGCCTGCTCACAGGCGCCCTGGGCATGATTCTTACCAAAGTGTTGACCATCGACGAAGCATACACCTCCATCGACTGGATGACTGTTTTTCTGCTCGGCGGCCTCATTCCCCTGGGGCTCGCCTTTCAAAAGACCGGGGCCGCTGAGTGGATGGCGACCTCGATTATCTCCCTGGTCGGCAGTGTCCCCGATGTGCTCTTTTTTCTCATAATCGGTATGTTGACCTCTTTTTTTACCCTGGTGGTGTCCAATGTGGGGGCCACCGTTCTCCTGGTGCCGCTGGCCATGTCCATGGCGGTTGAGGTCGGTTGCGACCCTCGGCTGGCAGCCATGGTGGTGGCGCTTTCAGCATCCAACACCTTTGTCCTCCCCACCCACCAGGTCAACGCCTTGGTCATGCGCCCGGGCGGCTATCAAACCATGGATTATGTCAAAACCGGTACCGGGATGACGATCATTTTTTTGGCGGTGCTGATCTTGATGGTGATGTTGTTCTACTGA
- a CDS encoding methyl-accepting chemotaxis protein, translating to MDLFGWRKKNKGGVQQGQGCVVLESTSGKLASQLAALTIKPTFIVAYVSPHIDIDRVAGQLANRFPGAPMSICSTAGELHANQGGLYCPGGSQWDRVVVQCYDGSLIREAAVVSMPLGCEDLRRGTVSTSLKDRIGNLKKGIQGLRIPFAIDFRDTFAFILFDGLSASESFFMEALYESGRFPCLFVGGSAGGKLDFQHTWLHDGKRKYENHVLIAFVKTAPGVRFGVMKSQNFQATSHNYPILSASVEQRYVSQVLNTQGRIVPLIDALCETLQCSPKDLEKKLADYSFAIRVGDELLVRSVSRINLEAQQVHFYCDIAAGDELLLVKRTGLVDNSSADFKKFMEGKPSPPVAGILNDCILRRLCNERELSGMGKVLQGAAIAGFSTFGEILGLNLNQTLTAVFFFKVGAGQNFRDEFVDNFVIHYGNFKAFFLKRHVAKLSGLSRIIVRQIQDFKQHHYDRHLDASGVDSTMSMVFTGLNDLGQALFAAKSNRQNMASQIENSANDLNGSMDNLVGYIAEQVQTIDQLGGRFTELADQARATAASTRELGDASRKIQSVVEIIEEISDQTNLLALNATIEAARAGESGRGFAVVADEVRSLAERSRTNALEIGQKITHLASEIGQVAGKIEQQNESVGNLSVLLDMIKSTSEKTEATANDTRGIADTLREMTSSQM from the coding sequence ATGGATCTTTTCGGTTGGAGAAAAAAGAATAAGGGGGGCGTTCAGCAGGGGCAGGGGTGTGTTGTTCTCGAGAGTACGTCCGGCAAGCTTGCTTCCCAGCTTGCAGCCCTCACCATCAAGCCGACCTTCATTGTGGCCTACGTGTCGCCGCACATCGATATTGATCGGGTTGCCGGTCAGCTTGCCAATCGGTTTCCGGGGGCGCCCATGTCCATCTGTTCCACAGCGGGAGAGCTGCATGCAAACCAGGGGGGGCTCTACTGCCCAGGCGGCAGCCAATGGGACCGGGTTGTGGTTCAGTGCTACGATGGCTCGCTGATCAGAGAGGCGGCGGTGGTCAGTATGCCGCTTGGGTGCGAGGATCTGCGACGGGGCACGGTTTCAACCAGTCTGAAGGATCGCATTGGAAATTTGAAAAAGGGAATCCAGGGGCTTCGTATCCCTTTTGCGATCGATTTTCGCGATACCTTTGCCTTCATTCTTTTTGACGGTTTGTCGGCTTCGGAATCATTCTTCATGGAGGCCCTCTATGAGTCCGGGCGGTTTCCCTGTCTGTTTGTCGGTGGGTCCGCCGGCGGCAAGCTCGATTTCCAGCACACCTGGCTGCATGATGGCAAACGGAAGTATGAAAATCACGTTCTGATCGCCTTTGTCAAGACCGCGCCGGGGGTGCGTTTCGGCGTGATGAAGAGTCAGAACTTTCAGGCCACCAGTCACAATTATCCCATCCTCTCAGCCTCGGTCGAGCAGCGCTATGTGAGCCAGGTGCTCAATACCCAGGGGCGGATTGTCCCCCTGATCGATGCCCTGTGCGAGACCCTGCAATGCAGCCCAAAAGACCTTGAGAAAAAACTTGCTGACTATTCCTTTGCGATCAGGGTGGGGGATGAGTTGTTGGTTCGTTCTGTTTCCCGGATCAATCTTGAGGCCCAGCAGGTCCATTTTTACTGTGATATCGCCGCCGGCGATGAACTGCTGCTGGTGAAACGAACAGGATTGGTGGATAATTCCTCGGCTGATTTCAAGAAGTTCATGGAGGGTAAGCCGAGCCCACCGGTTGCCGGCATCCTCAATGACTGTATCCTTCGGCGGCTGTGCAACGAGCGGGAGCTGTCCGGTATGGGCAAGGTGCTCCAGGGAGCGGCTATTGCCGGGTTTTCGACCTTTGGCGAGATTTTAGGGTTAAACCTGAACCAGACCTTGACCGCGGTTTTCTTCTTCAAAGTAGGTGCCGGACAGAATTTTCGCGACGAGTTTGTCGACAACTTCGTGATCCATTACGGCAACTTCAAGGCATTTTTCCTCAAGCGCCATGTGGCCAAGCTCAGCGGCCTTTCCCGGATTATTGTCAGGCAGATTCAGGACTTCAAGCAGCATCACTATGACAGGCATCTTGATGCCTCCGGGGTGGACAGCACCATGTCCATGGTCTTTACCGGGCTCAATGACCTGGGGCAGGCACTGTTTGCGGCAAAGAGCAATAGGCAGAACATGGCCAGCCAGATAGAAAATTCAGCCAATGATCTGAACGGCTCCATGGATAACCTGGTCGGGTATATCGCGGAGCAGGTGCAGACGATCGATCAACTGGGCGGTCGATTTACCGAATTGGCCGACCAGGCACGGGCGACGGCTGCCAGCACCCGTGAGCTGGGCGATGCCAGCCGTAAAATCCAGAGTGTTGTTGAAATAATCGAAGAAATATCCGATCAGACCAACCTGTTGGCGCTCAACGCAACCATCGAGGCTGCACGGGCCGGTGAGAGCGGGCGCGGATTTGCGGTTGTGGCCGACGAGGTTCGCAGCCTGGCGGAGCGTTCGCGGACCAACGCGCTTGAGATCGGGCAGAAGATCACCCATCTGGCGAGCGAGATCGGTCAGGTTGCCGGCAAGATTGAACAGCAGAACGAGAGTGTGGGGAACCTCTCCGTCCTGCTCGACATGATCAAATCCACCAGCGAAAAAACCGAGGCGACCGCCAACGATACCCGGGGAATCGCGGATACCTTGCGCGAGATGACCAGCAGCCAGATGTGA
- a CDS encoding response regulator yields the protein MEKEMEAKVLLVDDEQDFLETLSSRLEMRGLKVSAVTSGEQAIVEASEQDYDAIVVDLAMPGIDGLETLKRIKADNPNAEIIMLTGQASVQSGVEAMKLGAGDFLQKPVELSELLSKIGEAKHKKMLVLQEKSQEELRKIIKSKSW from the coding sequence ATGGAAAAGGAAATGGAGGCCAAGGTTTTGCTGGTCGATGATGAGCAGGATTTTCTGGAAACACTTTCCAGCCGTCTGGAGATGCGAGGACTCAAGGTGAGTGCCGTCACCAGCGGGGAGCAGGCCATCGTCGAGGCAAGCGAGCAGGACTATGATGCCATTGTGGTGGATCTCGCCATGCCGGGCATCGATGGGCTGGAAACGCTCAAACGTATCAAAGCCGATAATCCCAACGCCGAGATCATCATGCTCACCGGACAGGCATCGGTGCAAAGCGGCGTCGAAGCGATGAAGCTCGGAGCCGGTGATTTCCTGCAGAAGCCGGTGGAGCTTTCCGAGTTGCTGAGCAAGATCGGTGAGGCAAAGCACAAAAAGATGCTGGTGTTGCAGGAAAAATCGCAGGAAGAGCTCCGCAAGATCATCAAGAGCAAGAGCTGGTAA
- a CDS encoding PilZ domain-containing protein, whose translation MERKGWSDIPTLEGLEMDWDYCPDCRDGKRLHKRLSKLDVSHLYGTDRVDVKMASVAATYDATLRDLSEGGLGVRLHKPLDEFQNLKVGLVLGDTKIIASAQVRHVRSSKTGYIAGLQFINLEPSIRKFIAGMYTSKVLRHGL comes from the coding sequence ATGGAAAGAAAAGGGTGGAGCGATATCCCAACGCTCGAAGGCTTGGAGATGGATTGGGACTATTGCCCGGACTGCCGCGATGGCAAACGTCTTCATAAGCGCCTCTCCAAGCTCGATGTGAGCCATCTTTATGGAACGGACCGGGTTGATGTGAAGATGGCCAGTGTGGCCGCCACCTATGATGCAACCCTGCGCGATTTGAGTGAGGGCGGATTGGGGGTGAGGCTGCATAAGCCGTTGGATGAATTTCAAAATCTCAAAGTGGGACTTGTTTTGGGAGATACAAAAATTATCGCCAGTGCCCAGGTCAGGCATGTGCGTTCCAGCAAGACCGGCTATATCGCAGGGTTGCAGTTCATTAATCTGGAACCCTCGATCCGTAAGTTTATTGCAGGGATGTATACCTCCAAGGTGCTCAGGCACGGTCTCTGA
- a CDS encoding response regulator — translation MNERVLLIDDEQDFMDVLAERMRDRGMEVSTTTSPLEAVDLTEEKSFDAIILDLMMPEMDGLETLERLREKNPDLQIILLTGHATIEKGIEAMKLGAMDFLEKPIDIQTLNEKIKEAHAHKMVLVEKRSEEAIRNIIGSKGW, via the coding sequence ATGAACGAGCGGGTATTGTTGATTGATGACGAACAGGATTTTATGGATGTGCTTGCCGAGCGGATGCGCGACCGGGGGATGGAGGTGTCGACCACCACCTCCCCGCTTGAGGCCGTGGATCTGACGGAAGAAAAGAGCTTTGATGCGATCATTCTCGACCTGATGATGCCGGAGATGGATGGCCTGGAGACGCTTGAGCGCCTGCGGGAGAAAAATCCTGATCTGCAGATCATCCTTTTAACCGGGCATGCCACCATCGAAAAAGGGATCGAGGCGATGAAGCTCGGGGCCATGGATTTTCTCGAGAAGCCCATCGATATTCAGACCCTGAATGAAAAAATCAAGGAAGCGCACGCGCACAAGATGGTGCTGGTGGAGAAACGGTCCGAGGAGGCCATTAGAAATATTATCGGCAGCAAGGGCTGGTGA